A part of Lacerta agilis isolate rLacAgi1 chromosome 7, rLacAgi1.pri, whole genome shotgun sequence genomic DNA contains:
- the RNF139 gene encoding E3 ubiquitin-protein ligase RNF139, producing MAAPGPPQPPPRRLGPWLRAGAEVALRVPSLFLIDAIFNSSPVIPGDSLWAGLLGGLLRLMGVFVSSVVLILSQRSLFKFYTISSALLLAATSVMVNYYAFLHINFHSASYTTPFGVQLLPHKGPSLGMALSVLQLAFGIGYVALLNVQSIYSQLIILDLLIPLVGLIIELPLHIRQILVFTSGFILTVYTLVVLVYKIKRFYYSSRYVYLLIRHMYRIYGLQLLLEDTWKRIRFPSVLRVFWLTRLAAQAVVLTFFIKMAETNAGIKFYMLSWDSFWELFCSLIVSGCDSTLTVLGMSAVISSIAHYLGLGILAFIGSTDEDDKRLGFVAPVLFFILALQTGLSGLKPEERLVRLSRNMCLLLTAVLHFIHGMTDPVLMSLSASHVSSFRRHFPVLFVSACLFVLPILLSYMLWHHYALNTWLFAVTAFCVELCLKVIVSITVYVLFMIDGYYNVLWEKLDDYVYYVRSTGNIIEFIFGVIMFGNGAYTMVFESGSKIRACMMCLHAYFNIYLQAKTGWKTFINRRTAVEKINSLPEVKGERLREIDDVCAICYHEFTTSARITPCNHYFHALCLRKWLYIQDTCPMCHQKVYTEDKENPNISNNNGFVALDENEPDENPLQGEDAAADMENELNEDNDSSESEEELETESSSQTVVLPEEHSEQGT from the coding sequence gTGTCTTTGTATCCAGTGTTGTTCTGATTCTGTCACAAAGATCACTTTTCAAGTTTTATACGATCAGCTCTGCTCTTCTGCTAGCCGCAACATCAGTGATGGTGAACTATTACGCTTTTTTGCACATAAACTTCCACAGTGCCTCTTATACAACACCTTTTGGAGTTCAGCTCCTTCCTCATAAAGGACCTTCCTTAGGGATGGCACTCTCTGTCCTTCAGCTTGCCTTTGGAATTGGCTACGTTGCACTGTTAAATGTCCAGTCCATATACTCTCAGCTAATCATACTGGATTTATTGATTCCTCTTGTAGGCTTGATCATTGAATTGCCGTTACACATCAGGCAGATTTTAGTCTTTACCTCAGGCTTCATTTTGACAGTATATACCCTGGTCGTTTTAGTTTATAAAATTAAACGATTCTACTACTCTTCACGGTATGTCTATCTTCTTATAAGGCACATGTATCGCATTTATGGATTACAACTGTTGCTGGAAGATACATGGAAAAGGATTCGTTTTCCATCAGTTTTGCGGGTCTTTTGGCTAACGAGGCTGGCAGCACAAGCTGTTGTATTAACATTCTTCATCAAAATGGCAGAAACTAATGCAGGCATTAAATTTTACATGCTTTCTTGGGACAGTTTTTGGGAGTTATTTTGCAGCCTTATTGTCAGCGGGTGTGATTCTACTTTAACTGTATTAGGCATGAGTGCTGTAATTTCATCTATAGCTCACTACCTGGGGCTTGGTATTTTGGCCTTTATTGGATCTACTGATGAAGACGACAAAAGGCTTGGTTTTGTGGcaccagttttattttttattttggcccTGCAGACTGGTTTAAGTGGGCTTAAGCCAGAAGAGAGACTAGTTCGCTTGAGTCGAAACATGTGCCTTTTGCTGACCGCAGTCCTGCATTTTATCCACGGAATGACAGACCCTGTCCTAATGTCTCTGAGTGCCTCCCATGTGTCCTCATTTCGCAGACACTTTCCTGTGCTCTTCGTCTCAGCTTGCCTCTTTGTTCTTCCAATTTTGCTCAGTTACATGCTTTGGCACCACTATGCACTAAATACATGGCTGTTTGCTGTTACGGCATTCTGCGTGGAACTCTGCCTGAAGGTTATTGTTTCTATCACTGTGTATGTACTCTTTATGATTGATGGCTACTATAATGTCCTATGGGAAAAGCTTGATGATTATGTCTACTATGTTCGATCGACGGGCAATATAATTGAGTTTATATTTGGAGTAATAATGTTTGGGAATGGTGCTTACACCATGGTGTTTGAATCAGGAAGCAAAATCCGGGCTTGTATGATGTGTCTGCATGCCTACTTCAACATCTACCTTCAGGCAAAGACTGGCTGGAAAACATTTATCAATCGTAGGACAGCTGTTGAGAAAATCAACTCACTTCCTGAAGTCAAAGGAGAGCGATTACGTGAAATCGATGACGTGTGTGCAATCTGCTACCACGAGTTTACTACATCTGCTCGTATTACTCCATGTAACCATTACTTTCATGCACTTTGCCTTCGGAAATGGCTCTACATTCAAGACACTTGTCCAATGTGCCATCAAAAAGTTTATACTGAGGATAAGGAGAATCCAAATATCTCAAATAACAATGGTTTTGTTGCACTCGACGAAAATGAACCTGATGAAAATCCTTTGCAAGGAGAAGATGCAGCTGCTGATATGGAAAATGAACTAAATGAAGATAATGACAGTTCTGAGAGTGAGGAGGAATTAGAGACTGAGAGCTCAAGTCAGACTGTTGTACTGCCCGAAGAACACTCAGAACAGGGAACCTGA